Proteins from a single region of Pseudomonas sp. BSw22131:
- the ung gene encoding uracil-DNA glycosylase: MTSDDRIKLEPSWKHALREEFEKPYMDALREFLRQEHTAGKEIYPPGPLIFNALNSTPMDNVKVVILGQDPYHGPGQAHGLCFSVQSGVPAPPSLVNIYKELKRDLNIDIPNHGYLQSWADQGVLMLNTTLTVERANAASHAGKGWQHFTDKVIEAVSANQPHLVFLLWGAHAQSKQKLIDATKHLVLTSVHPSPLSAYKGFLGCGHFSKANKFLEQNGIAPIEWRLPPTV, encoded by the coding sequence ATGACAAGCGATGACCGCATCAAACTCGAGCCCAGTTGGAAGCACGCGCTGCGCGAAGAATTCGAAAAGCCCTACATGGATGCGCTGCGTGAGTTTCTGCGCCAGGAGCATACGGCAGGCAAAGAGATTTATCCGCCGGGGCCGCTGATCTTCAACGCGCTGAACTCCACGCCGATGGACAACGTGAAGGTGGTGATTCTGGGGCAGGACCCTTATCACGGGCCGGGTCAGGCTCACGGGCTGTGTTTTTCGGTGCAATCGGGCGTGCCGGCGCCACCGTCGCTGGTCAACATCTACAAAGAGCTCAAGCGCGACCTCAACATCGACATCCCGAACCATGGGTATCTGCAGTCCTGGGCCGATCAAGGCGTGCTGATGCTCAACACCACCCTGACTGTCGAGCGCGCCAATGCGGCGTCACATGCCGGAAAGGGCTGGCAGCATTTCACCGACAAAGTGATCGAGGCCGTTAGCGCCAACCAGCCGCATCTGGTGTTTTTGCTGTGGGGCGCTCATGCGCAAAGCAAACAGAAGCTGATCGACGCGACCAAGCATTTGGTGCTGACCTCGGTTCACCCGTCACCGCTGTCGGCGTACAAGGGCTTTCTAGGCTGCGGCCATTTCAGCAAGGCCAACAAGTTTCTGGAACAGAACGGCATCGCACCCATCGAGTGGCGGTTGCCGCCCACTGTTTAG
- a CDS encoding enoyl-CoA hydratase/isomerase family protein: MNLQFEELTGTDGARLGIASLDAEHSLNALSLPMILALQDKLDAWASDPHIVCVLLRGNGQKAFCAGGDVRALVEAGHAHKGQVPPLAAQFFAAEYRLDYSLHTYPKPLICWGHGYVLGGGMGLLQGASIRVVTPSSRLAMPEVSIGLYPDVGASWFLSRLPGKLGLFLGLTGAHINGRDALDLDLADRFLLDDQQEEMIERLLQLNWQEQTAMQLNSLFKALQQEALPQLPPAQWLPRRQKIDQMLDIADVSCACNAIRLQLNGSDELLAKAAKTLTEGCPMTAHLVWEQIARARHMSLAQVFQMEYTMSLNCCRHPEFSEGVRARLIDKDHKPHWHWQDVASIPLAVVDAHFEKAWEGRHPLADLSEY; this comes from the coding sequence ATGAATCTGCAATTCGAAGAGCTTACCGGCACTGACGGCGCCCGCCTCGGCATCGCCAGTCTGGACGCGGAACACTCACTTAATGCCCTGTCGCTGCCCATGATTCTGGCGCTTCAAGACAAGCTCGACGCATGGGCCAGCGACCCGCACATTGTCTGCGTGTTGCTGCGCGGCAACGGGCAGAAAGCCTTTTGTGCCGGTGGTGACGTCCGAGCACTGGTAGAGGCCGGCCACGCCCATAAAGGCCAGGTCCCACCGCTGGCGGCGCAGTTCTTCGCCGCTGAATACCGCTTGGACTACTCGCTGCACACCTACCCCAAACCGCTCATTTGCTGGGGCCATGGCTACGTACTGGGTGGCGGCATGGGCCTGTTGCAAGGCGCCAGCATTCGGGTAGTCACTCCGAGCAGCCGCCTGGCAATGCCGGAAGTCAGCATCGGTTTGTACCCTGACGTGGGGGCCAGTTGGTTCCTGTCCAGGCTGCCGGGCAAGCTGGGGTTGTTCCTGGGCCTTACCGGCGCCCACATCAATGGCCGCGACGCTCTGGATCTGGACCTGGCCGACCGGTTTCTGCTGGATGATCAGCAGGAAGAGATGATCGAGCGGTTACTGCAACTGAACTGGCAGGAACAAACCGCCATGCAGCTCAACAGTCTGTTCAAGGCGTTGCAGCAGGAAGCGCTGCCACAACTGCCCCCGGCGCAGTGGCTGCCGCGTCGGCAGAAGATCGACCAGATGCTGGATATCGCTGACGTCAGTTGCGCCTGCAACGCTATCAGGCTTCAACTCAATGGCAGCGATGAGTTGCTGGCAAAAGCGGCAAAAACCCTCACCGAGGGCTGCCCGATGACGGCGCATCTGGTGTGGGAACAAATCGCCCGGGCCCGGCACATGTCGCTGGCGCAGGTGTTCCAGATGGAATACACCATGAGCCTCAATTGCTGCCGTCATCCCGAATTCAGTGAAGGGGTGCGTGCGCGGCTGATCGACAAGGATCACAAGCCGCACTGGCATTGGCAAGACGTCGCCTCCATTCCACTGGCGGTGGTGGACGCGCATTTCGAAAAGGCGTGGGAAGGACGGCATCCACTGGCGGATTTGTCTGAGTATTGA
- a CDS encoding putative urea ABC transporter substrate-binding protein, translating to MQKSRLIGLLTASVFAALSLSATAAPKKDFNVCWTIYAGWMPWEYAGTQGIVDKWAKKYDINIKVTQLNDYVESINQYTAGQFDGCTMTNMDALTIPAAGGVESTALIVSDFSNGNDGIVIKGEGKKVADLKGMDVNLVELSVSHYLLARALDTVDLTEKDLKVVNTSDADIAAAFNTSDVKAVTTWNPMLSEIKTKPGVTEVFDSSKIPGEIMDMMVVNTQTLKDNPNLGKALTGAWFEVMDTMNAKTAASTAVLEHMAKASGTDLEGFKSQLATTKLFFTPKETLEFANSKQLPSTMRKVADFSFDHGLLGEGAKDASAVGMTFAGGVTEGDKGNLKLHFDPSYVQMAADGKL from the coding sequence ATGCAAAAGTCCCGTCTTATCGGCTTGCTTACCGCAAGCGTCTTCGCAGCACTGAGCCTCTCGGCCACCGCCGCCCCCAAGAAAGACTTCAACGTCTGCTGGACCATTTACGCTGGCTGGATGCCGTGGGAATACGCTGGCACCCAAGGCATCGTCGACAAGTGGGCCAAGAAGTACGACATCAACATCAAAGTCACGCAGCTCAACGACTACGTCGAATCGATCAACCAATACACCGCTGGCCAGTTCGACGGCTGCACCATGACCAACATGGACGCGCTGACCATCCCCGCTGCCGGCGGCGTTGAAAGCACCGCACTGATCGTCAGCGACTTCTCCAACGGCAACGACGGGATCGTGATCAAGGGCGAAGGCAAGAAAGTTGCCGACCTCAAAGGCATGGACGTCAATCTGGTCGAGCTGTCGGTTTCCCACTACCTGCTGGCACGCGCGCTGGATACCGTCGATCTAACCGAAAAAGACCTGAAAGTCGTCAACACCTCCGACGCCGACATCGCTGCCGCTTTCAATACCAGTGACGTCAAGGCAGTCACCACCTGGAACCCGATGCTGTCGGAAATCAAGACCAAGCCAGGTGTTACCGAAGTGTTCGATTCGAGCAAGATCCCTGGCGAGATCATGGACATGATGGTGGTCAACACCCAGACCCTGAAAGACAACCCGAATCTGGGCAAAGCCCTGACCGGCGCGTGGTTCGAAGTGATGGACACCATGAACGCCAAGACCGCTGCGTCCACCGCCGTACTTGAGCACATGGCAAAGGCGTCCGGCACTGACCTTGAGGGCTTCAAGTCGCAACTGGCGACCACCAAGCTGTTTTTCACGCCCAAAGAAACCCTCGAGTTCGCCAACAGCAAACAGCTGCCGAGCACCATGCGCAAAGTGGCCGACTTCTCCTTCGACCACGGTTTGCTCGGCGAAGGCGCCAAAGACGCAAGCGCTGTCGGCATGACCTTCGCAGGCGGCGTGACCGAAGGCGACAAAGGCAACCTCAAGCTGCATTTCGACCCGAGCTACGTGCAGATGGCTGCCGACGGCAAGTTGTAA
- a CDS encoding ABC transporter permease, with amino-acid sequence MRLINRRPDRASRLILVLLPFALLLLAYFMGSATRLTENPNDKLLPSAVQMTDAIKRVAIVPDARTGEYLLWQDSAASLKRLAIGLSISALVGLCLGIASGILPLFGAPLSPLLTVLSMVPPLAILPILFIVFGLGELSKVMLIVIGITPILARDLEQRAREIPVELLIKAQTLGATTWTLILRVVLPQLLPRLLISLQLVLGSAWLFLIAAEAIASTDGLGYRIFLVRRYLAMDVILPYVVWISLLAWLMDWGLKALTRKAFPWYEGARA; translated from the coding sequence ATGCGCTTGATTAACCGCCGTCCGGATCGCGCCAGCCGTTTGATTCTGGTGCTCCTGCCGTTCGCCCTGTTGTTGCTCGCCTATTTCATGGGCTCGGCGACGCGGCTGACGGAAAACCCCAACGACAAGCTGTTGCCCAGCGCAGTGCAAATGACCGATGCAATCAAGCGTGTCGCGATTGTCCCGGACGCCCGCACCGGCGAATACCTGCTCTGGCAGGACAGCGCCGCCAGCCTTAAACGCCTGGCCATCGGTCTGAGCATCAGCGCCCTCGTCGGCCTCTGCCTGGGTATCGCGTCGGGCATCCTGCCACTGTTCGGGGCACCGCTTTCGCCGTTGCTGACAGTGCTGTCAATGGTGCCGCCCCTGGCAATCCTGCCGATTCTGTTCATCGTCTTTGGCTTGGGCGAGCTGTCGAAAGTGATGCTGATCGTGATCGGTATCACGCCGATTCTGGCCCGTGATCTGGAGCAGCGTGCGCGGGAAATCCCGGTCGAACTGTTGATCAAGGCGCAAACCCTCGGCGCCACGACCTGGACGCTGATCCTGCGCGTGGTGCTGCCGCAATTGCTGCCCCGTTTGTTGATTTCATTGCAACTGGTGCTGGGTTCGGCGTGGTTGTTTCTGATCGCCGCTGAAGCCATCGCGTCTACGGACGGCTTGGGTTATCGAATCTTTCTGGTGCGCCGTTACCTGGCGATGGACGTGATCCTGCCCTACGTGGTGTGGATCAGCCTGCTCGCCTGGTTGATGGATTGGGGCCTGAAAGCGCTCACCCGCAAGGCGTTTCCCTGGTACGAAGGAGCCCGCGCATGA
- a CDS encoding ABC transporter ATP-binding protein, whose product MSFISVNNVWQQYDDQVVLEGLNLSVAEGEFCTLVGASGCGKSTFLRLLLGQEVPSKGSILLDGKPLASEPDSSRGVVFQRYSVFPHLSVLDNVALGLELPRSALLGRLFGNAKREAREQASVLLNKVGLGHSLDKYPTQLSGGMQQRLAIAQALIMKPRVLLLDEPFGALDPGIRKDMHALLLELWRETQLTVFMVTHDLSEGFNLGTRLMVFDKVRHDPHAPGAYGARITYDIPLNSDRRAARAAFESLQTV is encoded by the coding sequence ATGAGCTTCATTTCGGTGAACAACGTCTGGCAACAATACGATGATCAAGTGGTGCTCGAAGGGCTGAACCTCAGTGTCGCCGAAGGTGAGTTCTGCACGTTGGTTGGCGCATCGGGCTGCGGTAAATCGACGTTTCTGCGCCTGTTGCTGGGTCAGGAAGTGCCGAGCAAAGGCTCGATTCTGCTGGACGGCAAACCGCTGGCCAGCGAGCCGGATTCCAGTCGCGGCGTGGTGTTTCAACGCTATTCGGTGTTCCCGCACTTGAGCGTGCTGGACAACGTGGCGCTCGGTCTGGAATTGCCGCGCTCGGCCTTGCTCGGACGTTTGTTCGGCAACGCCAAACGCGAGGCCCGGGAGCAGGCATCGGTGCTGCTGAACAAAGTCGGCCTCGGCCATTCGCTGGACAAATACCCGACGCAGCTTTCGGGCGGCATGCAGCAGCGGCTGGCGATTGCTCAGGCGCTGATCATGAAGCCGCGCGTGTTGTTGCTCGACGAACCCTTCGGCGCGCTCGATCCGGGCATCCGCAAAGACATGCACGCGCTGTTGCTGGAGCTGTGGCGCGAGACCCAACTGACCGTGTTCATGGTCACTCACGACCTGTCCGAAGGCTTCAACCTGGGCACGCGGCTGATGGTCTTCGACAAGGTTCGCCACGACCCGCACGCCCCCGGCGCTTATGGCGCCCGCATCACTTACGACATTCCCCTTAACAGCGATCGCCGCGCCGCGCGCGCCGCCTTTGAATCGCTGCAAACGGTCTAG
- a CDS encoding urea amidolyase associated protein UAAP1 — MTDSTLIFPVFAEDLLPGGGHLSFVLKRGELLRLTDLNGNANVSLTMLNANEKTERLNLPDSLKCQHTAKLTSGHCLYSDMGRVLAAITADTCGWSDSIGGVLCAEEVAEKYGQGRYQELRNGFFRNGADNLLVELGKWDLGLADLLMTLNLFSRVNVDDHGALGYVPGNSKAGDYIELYAPMDTLIVLTALQHPMDPNPEYAPQPVKLTWMKADASVAEHCRTSRPENVRGFINTARLFA, encoded by the coding sequence ATGACTGATTCAACCCTGATTTTCCCCGTGTTCGCCGAAGACTTGTTGCCCGGGGGCGGACATCTGTCGTTCGTCCTCAAGCGCGGTGAATTGCTGCGCCTGACGGACCTCAACGGCAACGCCAACGTCAGTCTGACGATGCTCAATGCCAATGAGAAAACCGAACGCCTGAACCTGCCCGACAGCCTCAAATGCCAGCACACCGCCAAGCTCACCAGCGGCCATTGCCTGTATTCGGACATGGGCCGGGTGCTGGCGGCGATTACTGCGGACACCTGTGGCTGGAGCGACAGCATCGGCGGCGTGCTATGCGCTGAAGAAGTCGCTGAAAAATACGGCCAGGGCCGCTATCAGGAGTTGCGCAACGGCTTCTTCCGCAACGGCGCCGACAACCTGCTGGTCGAGTTGGGCAAATGGGATCTGGGCCTGGCCGATCTGCTGATGACCCTGAATCTGTTCAGCCGGGTCAACGTCGACGATCACGGCGCGCTGGGGTACGTCCCAGGCAATTCCAAAGCCGGCGACTACATCGAGCTGTACGCGCCGATGGACACCTTGATCGTGCTGACCGCGCTGCAACATCCGATGGACCCGAACCCGGAATACGCACCGCAGCCGGTCAAGCTGACCTGGATGAAAGCCGACGCCAGTGTGGCGGAGCACTGCCGGACCTCGCGCCCGGAAAACGTGCGCGGCTTTATCAACACCGCCCGCCTGTTCGCTTGA
- a CDS encoding urea amidolyase associated protein UAAP2 codes for MNTAAIKAPVSTTHIAAGEPSLTELKAGQTLRLLDLEGNQAVDTLFYSLANPRERYDVQRTLRRQNNVYLSKGSVLYSNLGRPMLTIVEDTCGRHDTLGGACAQESNTVRYALDKRHMHSCRDSFLRACIHDGRLGKRDISPNINFFMNVPVTADGGLTFEDGISGAGKYVELRAEMDVIVLISNCPQLNNPCNGYNPTAAELLVWD; via the coding sequence ATGAACACTGCAGCCATCAAAGCTCCTGTTTCTACCACTCACATCGCGGCTGGCGAACCTTCACTGACCGAACTCAAGGCCGGGCAAACCCTGCGCCTGCTCGATCTTGAGGGCAATCAGGCGGTCGATACGCTGTTCTACAGCCTGGCCAATCCACGTGAACGCTATGACGTGCAACGTACGTTGCGTCGGCAGAACAACGTGTATCTGAGCAAAGGCAGCGTGCTGTATTCCAACCTCGGCCGCCCGATGCTGACCATCGTCGAAGACACCTGCGGCCGTCACGACACCCTTGGCGGTGCGTGCGCGCAAGAGAGTAACACCGTGCGCTACGCCTTGGACAAACGCCACATGCACAGCTGCCGCGACAGCTTCCTGCGCGCCTGCATCCACGACGGTCGGCTGGGCAAACGTGACATCAGCCCGAACATCAATTTCTTCATGAATGTGCCCGTCACTGCTGACGGCGGGCTGACCTTTGAAGACGGGATTTCCGGCGCCGGCAAGTACGTGGAACTGCGGGCCGAAATGGACGTGATCGTGCTGATCTCCAACTGCCCGCAACTGAACAATCCGTGCAACGGCTACAACCCGACCGCAGCCGAGTTGCTGGTCTGGGACTGA
- the uca gene encoding urea carboxylase, protein MFDKLLIANRGAIACRILRTLRDLNVEGVAVYSEADAASLHILQADEAHSLGEGGAAGTYLAVDKILNIAQATGAKAIHPGYGFLSENAAFAQACEDAGIAFVGPTPQQLRVFGLKHTARALAKQHGVPMLEGTELLDSVESALSAADVIGYPVMLKSTAGGGGIGMRVCRSASELSESFEAVKRLGQNNFSDSGVFIEKYIQRARHLEVQVFGDGKGEVIALGVRDCSVQRRNQKVLEETPAPNLPDGMAEELCAAAIKLAKAVNYRSAGTVEFVFDSDDQRFYFLEVNTRLQVEHGVTEQVWNVDLVSWMVQLAAGDLPPLSSLQAGLKASGHAIQARLYAEDPGRDFQPSPGLLTAVHFPATDGKTLRIDTWVEAGCEIPPFFDPMIAKLISWAPDRATASAGLAQALSESRLYGVETNRDYLRQIIADQPFASGQPWTRCLENLVYRADTVEVLSGGTQTSVQDYPGRLGYWAVGVPPSGPMDSRSLRQGNLLLGNPEGCAALEITMSGPLLRFNTDAVVAVTGAVIALTLDGEPQPMNTALHIAAGSTLALGTMLGAGARSYLCVRGGLDVPNYLGSKSTFTLGQFGGHGGRALRAGDVLHLLPLADRLAGQSLPSAQVLDLPAVRDIRVIYGPHGAPEYFTENYIETFFATDWEVHFNSSRTGVRLIGPKPEWVRADGGEAGLHPSNIHDNPYAIGAVDFTGDMPVILGPDGPSLGGFVCPVTIIEADLWQLGQLKAGDKVRFSPVSIALARTLFCRSQLVGETSDCAEAPSRMNSRLQKIGGAAQNGGREPARDEVGTSDTSSENDTSQSRASTLLQRIALTSPVVLDIGSDDTRLVARLSGDTHLLLEIGAPELNLVLRFRGHALMQALDAKSLHGVIDLTPGIRSLQVHYHPEQLPLADLLKIVAGEWDAVCASQNLEVPSRIVHLPLSWDDPACQLAIEKYMTTVRKDAPWCPSNLEFIRRINDLPNLDEVQRTVFDASYLVMGLGDVYLGAPVATPLDPRHRLVTTKYNPARTWTAENSVGIGGAYMCVYGMEGPGGYQFVGRTLQMWNRYRDVAAFDGKPWLLRFFDQIRFYPVSADELLRIRRDFPLGRYPLQIEHSTLNLADYQAFLAREAEGIASFRTQQQSAFQAERERWIANGQATFESDEAVAEPNDEAPLETGHVSIDSHIAGNLWQVQVTLGQRVEAGDTLVILESMKMEIPLLAPITGVIREVRVQPGSAVRAGQRVVVLEAQ, encoded by the coding sequence ATGTTCGACAAACTGCTGATCGCCAACCGTGGCGCGATTGCCTGCCGCATCCTGCGCACCCTGCGTGACCTGAACGTCGAGGGCGTTGCGGTTTACTCCGAAGCCGATGCGGCGAGCCTGCACATTCTTCAGGCCGACGAGGCGCACAGCCTGGGCGAAGGCGGCGCCGCCGGGACCTATCTGGCGGTGGACAAGATCCTCAACATCGCTCAGGCCACGGGCGCCAAAGCGATCCACCCCGGTTATGGATTTCTCTCGGAAAACGCTGCCTTCGCTCAAGCCTGTGAAGACGCCGGCATCGCCTTTGTCGGCCCGACGCCGCAGCAACTTCGGGTATTCGGGCTCAAACACACGGCGCGAGCGCTTGCCAAACAGCATGGCGTACCCATGCTGGAAGGCACCGAATTGCTCGACAGCGTTGAGTCGGCATTGTCGGCGGCCGACGTCATTGGCTACCCGGTAATGCTCAAGAGCACAGCAGGCGGCGGCGGGATCGGCATGCGCGTATGCCGCAGCGCCAGCGAACTGAGCGAGTCGTTCGAAGCCGTCAAACGCTTGGGCCAGAACAACTTCAGCGACTCAGGCGTGTTCATCGAAAAGTACATCCAGCGCGCCCGCCATCTGGAAGTGCAGGTGTTCGGCGACGGCAAGGGCGAGGTCATCGCCCTCGGTGTGCGCGACTGTTCGGTGCAGCGCCGCAATCAGAAAGTGCTCGAAGAAACGCCTGCGCCGAACCTGCCCGATGGTATGGCCGAGGAACTGTGTGCGGCGGCGATCAAGCTGGCGAAAGCAGTCAATTACCGCAGCGCCGGGACCGTGGAATTCGTGTTCGACAGCGACGATCAGCGCTTTTATTTTCTGGAAGTGAACACCCGCTTGCAGGTCGAGCACGGCGTGACCGAGCAGGTGTGGAACGTCGATCTGGTGAGCTGGATGGTGCAATTGGCGGCGGGTGATTTGCCGCCGTTGTCTTCGTTGCAGGCGGGGCTGAAAGCCAGCGGCCATGCGATTCAGGCGCGGCTGTATGCCGAAGATCCGGGCCGGGATTTTCAGCCGAGCCCCGGTTTATTGACGGCGGTGCACTTCCCCGCCACCGATGGCAAAACGCTGCGCATTGACACGTGGGTCGAAGCCGGTTGCGAGATCCCACCGTTCTTCGATCCGATGATCGCCAAGCTGATCAGTTGGGCGCCGGATCGGGCCACAGCCAGCGCAGGTTTGGCGCAAGCGCTGAGCGAGAGCCGTTTGTATGGCGTGGAAACCAATCGCGATTACCTGAGGCAGATCATTGCCGATCAACCCTTCGCGAGCGGCCAGCCGTGGACGCGCTGCCTGGAGAATCTCGTCTATCGCGCCGACACTGTTGAGGTGTTGAGCGGCGGCACGCAAACCAGTGTGCAGGACTATCCCGGCCGCTTGGGTTATTGGGCAGTCGGTGTGCCTCCGTCAGGCCCGATGGACAGCCGGTCACTGCGACAAGGCAATCTGCTGCTGGGCAATCCCGAAGGCTGTGCCGCGCTGGAAATCACCATGAGCGGTCCGCTGCTGCGCTTCAATACCGACGCGGTGGTGGCAGTCACCGGTGCGGTGATTGCCCTGACGCTGGATGGCGAGCCGCAGCCGATGAATACGGCGCTGCACATCGCGGCCGGATCGACCCTTGCGCTGGGCACGATGCTCGGCGCCGGTGCCCGCAGCTACCTGTGCGTGCGCGGCGGGCTGGACGTACCGAACTACCTGGGCAGCAAAAGCACGTTTACCCTGGGGCAATTCGGCGGGCATGGCGGTCGCGCCTTACGCGCAGGTGATGTGCTGCACCTGCTGCCACTGGCCGATCGTTTAGCCGGGCAGTCGTTACCGTCAGCGCAGGTTCTGGACCTGCCTGCCGTGCGCGATATCCGAGTGATTTACGGCCCCCACGGCGCGCCGGAATATTTCACCGAAAACTACATCGAGACGTTTTTCGCCACCGACTGGGAAGTGCATTTCAATTCCAGCCGCACCGGCGTGCGCCTTATCGGACCGAAGCCGGAATGGGTGCGGGCCGATGGCGGTGAGGCGGGATTGCACCCCTCCAACATTCACGACAACCCATATGCGATAGGCGCCGTGGATTTCACCGGGGACATGCCGGTGATTCTTGGCCCGGACGGTCCGAGCCTGGGTGGTTTTGTCTGCCCCGTGACGATCATCGAAGCCGATTTGTGGCAGCTGGGCCAGTTGAAGGCTGGGGACAAAGTGCGGTTTTCGCCGGTCAGCATTGCGCTGGCTCGAACCCTGTTCTGTAGGAGCCAACTGGTTGGCGAGACCTCGGACTGCGCTGAAGCCCCCTCGCGAATGAATTCGCGCCTACAGAAGATCGGTGGCGCTGCACAAAACGGTGGGAGGGAGCCTGCTCGCGATGAGGTCGGTACATCCGACACATCTTCGGAAAATGACACATCGCAATCGCGGGCAAGCACGCTCCTACAAAGGATCGCGTTAACTTCGCCGGTTGTGTTGGACATCGGGAGCGACGACACGCGTCTCGTCGCGCGCCTCTCCGGCGACACTCACTTGTTGCTGGAAATCGGCGCACCAGAGTTGAACCTGGTGCTGCGTTTCCGGGGGCATGCGTTGATGCAGGCACTGGATGCCAAATCTCTGCACGGCGTAATCGACCTGACGCCGGGTATTCGATCATTGCAAGTGCATTACCACCCAGAGCAACTCCCGCTCGCCGACTTATTGAAGATCGTGGCAGGCGAATGGGACGCCGTATGCGCCAGTCAAAACCTTGAAGTGCCCTCACGCATCGTGCATTTGCCGCTGTCCTGGGATGACCCGGCCTGCCAGTTGGCCATCGAGAAATACATGACGACCGTGCGCAAGGATGCGCCATGGTGCCCGAGCAATCTGGAGTTCATCCGGCGTATCAACGACCTGCCCAATCTGGATGAAGTGCAACGTACGGTGTTCGACGCCAGTTACCTTGTCATGGGCCTGGGCGACGTCTACCTCGGCGCGCCCGTCGCCACACCGCTCGACCCGCGCCATCGCCTGGTCACCACCAAATACAACCCCGCCCGCACTTGGACCGCCGAAAACTCGGTGGGCATTGGTGGCGCCTACATGTGCGTCTACGGCATGGAAGGCCCCGGTGGCTATCAGTTCGTGGGCCGCACGCTGCAGATGTGGAACCGCTACCGCGACGTGGCCGCGTTCGATGGCAAGCCCTGGCTGTTGCGCTTCTTCGATCAGATCCGTTTCTACCCGGTCAGCGCTGACGAACTGCTGCGCATTCGCCGGGATTTCCCGCTGGGCCGTTACCCGCTGCAAATAGAACACAGCACGCTGAATCTGGCCGATTACCAGGCGTTTCTCGCCAGAGAAGCCGAGGGCATCGCCAGCTTTCGCACCCAACAACAGAGCGCCTTTCAGGCGGAGCGCGAACGCTGGATTGCCAATGGCCAAGCGACGTTCGAGAGCGATGAAGCGGTCGCCGAGCCAAACGACGAAGCACCTCTGGAGACGGGCCACGTCAGCATCGACAGCCACATCGCCGGCAATCTGTGGCAGGTGCAAGTCACCCTTGGCCAGCGCGTCGAGGCGGGTGACACGCTGGTGATTCTTGAATCGATGAAGATGGAAATCCCCCTCCTCGCGCCGATCACAGGCGTGATTCGGGAAGTGCGCGTGCAACCCGGATCGGCCGTGCGTGCCGGGCAACGGGTGGTGGTGCTGGAAGCGCAATGA